Proteins encoded in a region of the Halodesulfovibrio marinisediminis DSM 17456 genome:
- a CDS encoding cob(I)yrinic acid a,c-diamide adenosyltransferase codes for MILVNTGNGKGKTTASVGQAIRALGQDHTVAFGQFMKRDNQAGEQRVLHKLLGDLFLAPGDGFLTKPEQFPKHRASSEKLIWWAKERIPDVDMLVLDEALYALSSKLITREELEELIALARNNDTHLVLSGRNAPQWLINEADLVTEMTEIKHHYKAGVPAQEGIEF; via the coding sequence ATGATTCTCGTTAACACCGGTAACGGTAAGGGAAAAACAACAGCATCTGTCGGTCAAGCTATTAGAGCACTGGGGCAGGATCACACTGTAGCCTTCGGGCAATTTATGAAACGAGACAATCAGGCGGGCGAGCAACGTGTGCTCCACAAATTATTAGGAGACCTCTTTTTAGCTCCCGGAGATGGTTTTCTTACAAAGCCTGAACAATTCCCAAAGCATCGGGCAAGTTCTGAAAAGCTTATATGGTGGGCAAAAGAACGCATCCCTGATGTTGACATGCTTGTGCTGGATGAAGCGCTCTACGCTCTTTCTTCCAAGCTTATTACGCGTGAAGAACTCGAAGAATTAATAGCGCTGGCAAGAAACAATGACACCCATCTAGTACTTTCCGGCAGAAATGCCCCGCAATGGCTTATTAATGAAGCAGACCTCGTAACCGAAATGACAGAGATCAAGCATCATTATAAAGCAGGCGTTCCGGCACAGGAAGGAATAGAGTTTTAA
- the amrS gene encoding AmmeMemoRadiSam system radical SAM enzyme, giving the protein MHPARLWKTLGKSDGTTPVNVQCRLCSHFCNIAPDTTGKCGVRKNVDGKLYTLVFDKVAAANLDPIEKKPLYHFLPGTTSFSFGTVGCNLTCSFCQNYTLSTTPRLTGQILGQHTKPERLVELALESGAQSISYTYSEPTIFFELVEATAKLAIKHGLKNILVSNGFQSPECLAELKDLIHACNIDLKGATESFYSDICGAHIRPVLRNLKIIREMDWWLEVTTLVIPDENDDEKELSTIARFINDELGSDTPWHISRFHPAYKMQNRIPTPIETLRKAAAIGKEAGLNYVYLGNIPGREGRDTLCPKCGAIVIERKGYSAARGDYSKCPTCDTPIPGVWSIHDSR; this is encoded by the coding sequence ATGCATCCAGCAAGATTATGGAAAACACTCGGAAAGTCGGATGGCACTACACCTGTTAATGTTCAGTGTAGATTATGTAGCCATTTTTGCAACATTGCACCGGACACTACCGGAAAATGCGGTGTGCGCAAAAATGTTGACGGAAAACTGTATACTCTTGTGTTCGACAAAGTTGCAGCCGCCAACCTTGACCCGATTGAAAAAAAGCCGCTGTACCATTTTCTACCCGGAACCACTTCATTCTCTTTCGGAACAGTTGGATGCAACCTTACATGTTCATTTTGCCAAAACTACACCCTCTCAACAACACCACGTTTAACAGGGCAAATTCTAGGACAGCACACCAAACCCGAAAGGCTTGTTGAGCTTGCTCTTGAGTCCGGCGCACAATCTATTTCATACACGTACTCAGAACCTACTATATTTTTTGAACTTGTAGAGGCTACAGCTAAGCTTGCTATCAAGCATGGGTTAAAAAACATTCTCGTTTCAAATGGATTTCAATCCCCTGAATGCCTTGCAGAGCTGAAAGATCTTATCCATGCCTGCAACATTGACCTTAAAGGCGCTACAGAATCATTTTACAGCGACATATGCGGGGCGCACATCCGTCCTGTCCTGCGTAACCTGAAGATAATCCGTGAAATGGATTGGTGGCTGGAAGTAACCACCCTTGTTATTCCTGATGAGAATGACGATGAAAAAGAACTTTCCACCATCGCCCGTTTTATAAATGATGAACTCGGCAGCGACACCCCATGGCACATTTCACGATTCCATCCAGCATATAAAATGCAAAACCGCATTCCGACGCCGATTGAAACACTTAGAAAAGCTGCTGCTATTGGCAAAGAAGCCGGTCTGAATTATGTATATCTAGGAAATATTCCAGGGCGCGAGGGACGCGACACACTGTGTCCTAAGTGCGGCGCCATAGTTATAGAACGCAAAGGCTACTCGGCAGCCAGAGGCGATTATTCAAAATGTCCAACCTGCGATACACCTATTCCAGGAGTATGGAGTATACATGATTCTCGTTAA
- the purM gene encoding phosphoribosylformylglycinamidine cyclo-ligase — protein sequence MSEDRSRAYTEAGVDINAGNALVDRIKHVVADTHTKGVLSDIGGFGGLFKPDLSGMEEPVLVSGTDGVGTKLKLAFMFDKHDTVGIDLVAMSVNDILVQGAKPLFFLDYFATGKLDVDKAEQVVAGVAAGCRQSKMALLGGETAEMADMYEEGEYDLAGFCVGMVDNANIVDGSDIRVGDAIIGLSSTGVHSNGYTLVRKLFEKSGLTGDDIMPGTDKKVSEVLLEPTAIYTETVNVLMRDFNIKGMVHVTGGGFYDNIPRVLPSSVRASISFGSWDVLPVFNWLKEQGDLSWPEMLQIFNCGVGYVLIVSAEDKDDVMSRLEAMNQKAWVIGNIEKRDDREAEQVDVVFA from the coding sequence ATGTCTGAAGATCGTTCAAGAGCGTATACCGAAGCAGGTGTTGATATTAATGCAGGAAACGCCCTTGTTGATAGAATTAAGCACGTTGTAGCTGATACCCATACGAAAGGCGTACTTTCTGATATTGGCGGCTTCGGTGGCTTATTCAAACCGGATCTGTCGGGTATGGAAGAGCCTGTGCTCGTGTCCGGAACCGATGGTGTTGGAACTAAGCTCAAGTTGGCCTTCATGTTCGATAAACATGATACAGTAGGTATCGACCTCGTTGCCATGAGCGTTAATGATATTCTGGTTCAGGGTGCAAAGCCACTCTTTTTCCTTGATTATTTCGCCACAGGTAAGCTCGACGTTGATAAGGCCGAGCAGGTGGTTGCCGGTGTTGCAGCTGGCTGCCGTCAGTCCAAGATGGCACTGCTTGGCGGTGAGACCGCAGAAATGGCGGATATGTATGAAGAAGGCGAGTACGACCTTGCCGGATTCTGTGTTGGTATGGTGGATAATGCCAACATCGTAGACGGATCTGATATTCGCGTTGGTGACGCAATTATTGGTCTCAGTTCTACAGGTGTCCATTCCAATGGATACACCCTCGTACGTAAACTTTTTGAAAAGAGCGGACTTACCGGCGATGATATTATGCCGGGTACAGACAAAAAGGTGTCTGAAGTTCTGCTTGAGCCTACCGCAATTTACACAGAAACAGTGAACGTGCTCATGCGTGATTTCAACATCAAAGGCATGGTGCATGTGACTGGCGGTGGCTTCTACGACAATATTCCGCGCGTACTTCCTTCTTCTGTGCGTGCTTCTATCTCCTTTGGTTCATGGGATGTTCTTCCAGTGTTTAACTGGTTGAAAGAGCAGGGTGATTTGAGCTGGCCGGAAATGCTGCAGATCTTTAACTGTGGTGTTGGATATGTGCTTATTGTCAGCGCTGAAGACAAGGATGACGTTATGTCCCGTCTTGAAGCAATGAATCAGAAAGCATGGGTTATCGGCAACATTGAAAAGCGCGATGATCGGGAAGCAGAACAGGTTGATGTAGTTTTTGCATAA
- a CDS encoding twin-arginine translocase TatA/TatE family subunit: MFGIGIPELLVILVLVLLVFGANKLPEIGGGLGRAIKNFKKATTEPDEIDVTPSSEKKKEEKED, translated from the coding sequence ATGTTCGGTATCGGTATTCCAGAATTATTAGTTATTCTTGTCCTCGTTCTGCTCGTTTTTGGAGCTAACAAGCTTCCAGAAATCGGCGGCGGACTTGGACGTGCCATTAAAAACTTCAAAAAGGCTACTACCGAGCCTGATGAGATTGATGTCACTCCTTCTTCTGAAAAAAAGAAAGAAGAAAAAGAAGACTAG
- a CDS encoding rhodanese-like domain-containing protein produces MERIVIISSGLAGAKTAARIKRQAPSAEVNLVVPIEVEEGSKQGIFGKNNPLAHVSSVLLDAKQISVLPMTSMEMDFKNKTVHASSPQGSIPIRYTKLIMEIDAAPRLPRAVRGAQNVIPWPLEQAGLVDEWLESYKPQTAVVYGGAHALSLIDPLVQAGVSVTWARSECAEFDPEFWHVVSDKVEAGAEGKVRVVPMTEGPVTPELTPEGDIRALTCGSESVEGEVFFWADAPRAVHPIVAEQGVDLDPSGFISVKEDFSCGLEDVYLFGSAVAVKRAEVAGKSNAPYEASSVDSLVSHGRVLSSIVLEQPVTWNGSCASSRYQAADCVAFRTGLTQAEAVAAGYEPEFVIFDAAPVLADIKSDAVIKLVCDKATDVVLGAQVCGALEAAWIDAVASGTAVALAGNMTVQALSCVDMAAGGMVLRKAASMLSNKLEERIFGITPDELIASREAGAKFFILDLRDQIAWRAGHIQDAYNIPFTQLKKRLQDEVPRFTPLVIVSHDSDIPYSIACYLYGLGATSLYVLDGGMELWPYDLVAG; encoded by the coding sequence ATGGAACGTATTGTTATTATAAGTTCTGGTTTGGCTGGTGCCAAGACCGCTGCGCGCATTAAAAGGCAGGCTCCGTCTGCTGAAGTTAACTTAGTTGTTCCTATTGAAGTTGAAGAAGGTTCTAAACAGGGAATATTTGGAAAAAATAATCCGCTGGCGCATGTTTCTTCTGTTTTGCTTGATGCTAAACAGATCAGCGTACTACCTATGACTTCCATGGAAATGGATTTTAAAAATAAAACCGTTCATGCTTCTTCTCCGCAGGGCAGCATTCCAATTCGTTACACAAAACTGATTATGGAAATTGATGCTGCTCCAAGATTGCCTCGTGCTGTCCGTGGGGCGCAGAATGTTATCCCTTGGCCGCTGGAGCAGGCTGGCCTTGTAGATGAATGGCTGGAAAGCTACAAGCCGCAGACTGCGGTAGTGTATGGTGGAGCTCACGCTTTATCACTTATTGATCCGCTTGTGCAGGCTGGAGTGTCTGTAACATGGGCGCGTTCAGAATGTGCCGAGTTTGATCCGGAATTCTGGCATGTTGTGAGCGATAAAGTTGAAGCAGGTGCGGAAGGCAAGGTTCGCGTTGTTCCTATGACAGAGGGACCCGTGACTCCTGAATTGACTCCTGAAGGTGATATTCGTGCATTAACCTGCGGTTCCGAATCTGTTGAGGGTGAAGTATTCTTCTGGGCAGATGCTCCGCGTGCTGTACACCCAATTGTTGCAGAGCAGGGTGTTGACCTTGACCCATCCGGTTTTATTTCTGTTAAGGAAGACTTTTCTTGCGGCCTTGAAGATGTCTACCTTTTCGGCTCAGCTGTGGCTGTAAAACGTGCCGAAGTGGCTGGAAAATCCAATGCTCCTTACGAGGCAAGCTCTGTGGATTCTCTTGTCAGTCATGGTCGTGTGTTGAGTTCCATCGTGTTGGAACAGCCAGTAACATGGAATGGTAGCTGTGCTTCTTCTCGCTATCAGGCCGCTGATTGTGTTGCGTTTCGTACTGGTCTTACACAGGCTGAAGCTGTTGCTGCTGGATATGAACCGGAGTTCGTTATTTTTGACGCAGCTCCTGTCCTTGCAGATATTAAATCAGATGCTGTTATAAAACTTGTGTGTGACAAAGCTACAGACGTTGTGCTTGGTGCACAGGTTTGTGGTGCGTTAGAGGCTGCTTGGATTGATGCTGTAGCTTCCGGCACAGCGGTAGCTCTTGCAGGTAATATGACTGTTCAGGCTCTTTCCTGTGTGGATATGGCTGCTGGCGGTATGGTGCTTCGTAAGGCTGCTTCCATGCTCTCTAACAAGCTTGAAGAACGGATTTTTGGTATCACTCCAGATGAACTGATTGCATCTCGTGAAGCTGGTGCTAAGTTCTTTATTTTGGATCTCCGTGATCAGATTGCATGGCGTGCCGGACATATTCAAGACGCATATAATATTCCGTTTACCCAGCTTAAAAAGCGTTTGCAGGACGAAGTGCCACGCTTTACTCCGCTGGTAATCGTAAGTCATGATTCTGATATTCCGTACTCAATCGCTTGTTACCTCTATGGGCTTGGTGCAACCAGTCTGTATGTTCTTGATGGCGGAATGGAGTTGTGGCCGTACGATCTTGTTGCAGGGTAG
- a CDS encoding HAD family hydrolase, which yields MNFTPELLDNMFPDGLGGLIFDCDGVMFDTRACNIGYYNQVLDVLGMPPLTEEQEEVAHYSSVMGFYEAIVPKEKHHLIPEAQKKVNYVKTVLPLMIPESGLYGLLETAVELGLKLAVFTNRSNTMEMVLEQHDMDGFFHPVMTAAKVECKPHPEGALEIMKEWNESADRVVFIGDSIVDEEAAKRAGISFWAYKNTDLRGVHINDFERVKQILIEWCNRSK from the coding sequence ATGAATTTTACGCCAGAATTATTGGACAACATGTTTCCAGACGGACTTGGTGGTCTTATCTTCGATTGTGACGGGGTAATGTTTGACACACGTGCCTGTAATATTGGATATTATAATCAGGTTCTAGATGTGTTGGGTATGCCTCCGTTGACCGAGGAACAGGAAGAGGTGGCGCATTATTCCTCAGTAATGGGGTTTTATGAAGCCATTGTGCCGAAAGAGAAGCACCATCTTATTCCTGAGGCACAGAAGAAGGTGAACTATGTCAAGACGGTTTTACCGCTCATGATACCGGAATCCGGTCTGTACGGGTTATTGGAAACGGCTGTCGAGCTTGGTCTTAAGCTTGCAGTATTTACTAACCGTTCCAACACAATGGAAATGGTGCTTGAACAGCATGATATGGATGGCTTTTTCCATCCTGTAATGACTGCTGCAAAAGTTGAGTGTAAACCTCACCCTGAGGGAGCGCTCGAAATCATGAAAGAATGGAACGAGTCAGCAGACCGAGTTGTATTTATTGGCGACAGTATTGTTGACGAAGAAGCAGCAAAACGTGCTGGAATTTCATTTTGGGCGTATAAAAACACGGACTTACGTGGCGTTCATATTAATGACTTTGAAAGAGTGAAGCAGATACTTATCGAGTGGTGTAACAGGTCTAAATAA
- a CDS encoding YggT family protein — protein sequence MEIFAMNFVVGIAEILNAVLSIYFWVVIISALLTWVNPDPYNPIVRTLRNLTEPVFYRIRKWLPFTYFNGLDLSPVVLLLAIQFTQIFVIRSMYQLAGAIH from the coding sequence ATGGAGATTTTTGCCATGAATTTTGTAGTAGGGATTGCTGAAATTTTAAACGCAGTCTTAAGCATATACTTCTGGGTTGTTATTATTTCAGCGCTGCTTACATGGGTCAATCCTGATCCCTACAACCCAATTGTGCGCACATTAAGAAATCTTACAGAACCGGTATTTTACCGCATTCGTAAGTGGTTACCGTTCACATATTTCAACGGGCTGGATCTATCTCCCGTTGTGTTGCTGCTTGCAATTCAGTTTACACAGATTTTTGTTATCCGTTCCATGTACCAACTTGCCGGAGCTATTCACTAG
- a CDS encoding DUF465 domain-containing protein: MEVRDVELLEKHLPHDETLKALWDEHILFEKQVDKLESKKLLTPQEEVSLRELKKQKLDGKTKIQIMLDRYRELEM, translated from the coding sequence ATGGAAGTACGTGACGTAGAATTACTCGAGAAACACTTGCCCCATGATGAGACCCTCAAGGCGCTTTGGGATGAGCACATCTTATTTGAAAAGCAGGTAGATAAGCTTGAGAGCAAAAAACTCTTAACTCCGCAGGAAGAAGTTTCTTTACGTGAGCTTAAGAAACAGAAATTAGACGGTAAGACTAAGATACAAATAATGCTTGATCGGTACAGGGAATTGGAGATGTAA